ATCTCCTGCACCTCCTCCCGGCTGCCCCGCCTGGAGAACAAGGACAGGTAATGGCTCCACACCTCGGGATTATCGCAGTTGCTCTCCAAAGCGCGTGACAGCGTGTTCAGGGCGGCTTCCAAACACTCTGCCGCAGAGCTGCAGGGGACAGATTAAAGGTTAAAGGGGGTGGAGCTCCGCAGCACAGAGCTTGAGGTCGGCGGGGACTTACGTCTCGCTCTGATTGAGGTATTTGAAGGCGAGCTTGATCCACAGCTGAGTGTCTCGGGGGCTCTCCAGGACGCTGGCCTCCAGGTTGGCGATGTCGTCCGTCTCGCTGATGAAGTAGCGTTTGTCCTCCGAGGTGACGCACGCGTCCAGAGCGGAGAGGCCAGTGTGAGCGCCGCTGTctgcacgcacacagacacacgtgaGCTCACTCAGACCTCCCACGGAGGAAACGACGAAATCCTCCCCGTTTACTAACCTCTGCCAGGTGTCATGTGACCGGCCGCCATCCCCTCATCGCCGCTGCCGTCGTCCTTGGGACCGAGATCACTTTGCGTCGATGGCTTCGGCCTCCACCTCCTCGCATCCTTGTAGGTGGTGTAGGGCGGGACTGAAGATGGAGGGGACAGGTGAGAAGCACGGAAGCGGCTGGAGAAGTGGGCGGAACGTTACGGGAACGCTGACCTACCGTGGCGCTTGCTTTCGTTGACTTTGCTGACGAGGAGGACGGCCTTCTGATCGACGCCCATGCGGTCCTTGTTAGAGCCGAACAGCCTCTTCATGTACTTctctgcaaacaaacacaaacacctgaGCTTCCATGTGACACGCCTGCTGACCACCAGGCCGAGGCTTCGCACCCACCGCACCTGTGGCGGCGCACACGTCCTCGTCCGAGCTGCCGTCGGAGCAGCCGATCAGCGACAGGTCGTAGGACAGGATGTCCTGGAAGAGCTGGTTCCCGCTCAGAGTGCAGTTCCTCATGTGCTGCCTGCGGCGCAGAGGGACAAACATTAAACAGGAAGAGCAAACGCAAGAGACTCAGGCGGGACGCCGGGTAACATTATCGTCACGGTAACAGGGCGACACATCACGCAAACACGCCGCTGCGTTGTTTTACTTTGGTGGCGTGACATCCACCAGCGATCAGCGGGGTGTGTGCACACTCAGCGGTCAGGTATCCATAGGCTGTACGGcattcacacaaacatgcagtTATTCTAGCTGCTCCGTGTCTCTGCTGGttaactactcccacagtttttatccgattttcaccgttcaaactttaaactgttctgctctttctgctgatGACAGCTGtatcttttggtgctcataacttttacacttttttaaatattaagatTTTTATGCCATTCTTTGGcccattaaaatgaatgaacaacATTACAAGTGTGATCACTGATTCAGCTCGCCGGGGTGATTTGAGCTCCGTGAGATGAGCAGCGGTTCTCAGAGCAGGAGGCCCGGGTTCGAATCCCGCCCATGGAAACATGTTTCAGCCAATCGTCTCGcttgtatttctgctaattcaTTACAATTCTGCAATTGTTATGATTTCAACAGCTTTTCTAATGTGTacttcagcttcttcacctTTTCGGCACAAACTTCAACTTCTTCAGCTCTTTTCAGCAGATTCCACTACACGGCATTCACAccgcattttcgcaggaaatgcaactttttctagtttATATCTGTGAGTacaaagctgacactgtgagacttcatcaggtGTGAGAATCACAGCCTTTGTGataaagtaactgaggataaaaacatgaagcagactttcctggcctggctttttatagcagagaaCCTTAAACATATTCTGCAGtcgatcaaaaactgaagaaaaccataaATCAACATGTGAACGTTACCTGATGCTGAAGtcacagaggtttgattacagaagCTGAGCGATTTAAGTTTACATTTCTGAGATGAGGCTTtgatgtcaaagtaaaacagcgAAAGTCATGACGAAGTTTATCAAACGTGAAGCTCAGTTTGAtctgcttttgctgctggttcagtgaactTGGGTCAGAGTGATGCAACCTGCAGCTTCATGTAGCACTTACGTGGAGTTATATACAGTACCAATGGATAATTACCAAGGTAATGAGTAATTTGGGCTAGTATCAGAAGATTAAGAACGACTCTTAGAGCTCTGGTATATGAATGGCAGAGAACCAGACAAACACAGCTGTGTGGCTTTAAAAGTACTTTAGTGATGTTAAGCCTTTTAAAGGAATTTCGTAACCAACACTGAATTACAACAGGTTTTAACAGAATTTGGCGAGTCAACCCAAGATCCTAGGAGACGatatacatacacacgcacactcatTTGCACATTGATGGACTACAATCCTCTACTGTACAAGTAGTGCGGTAGGacagacaatcacacacacactcctcattGGACGAACTCTAGTGCAATACACCCGTTTGTCATGGGCCCCACCGGTACCATTTGGACTTAAAAAAAGACTAATTCTTTTACTTGtgcacaattttattttatactatttttttgCTACTTTGGGGGAAATTTTTATACTTGAAATTCTGTTAAAACCTGTTGTAATTCAGTGTTGGTTACGAAATTCTTTTAAAAGGCTTAACATCACTAAAGTACTTTTAAAGCCACACAGCTGTGTTTGTCTGGTTCTCTGCCATTCATATACCAGAGCTCTAAGAGTCGTTCTTAATCTTCTGATACTAGCCCAAATTACTCATTACCTTGGTAATTATCCATTGGTACTGTATATAACTCCACGTAAGTGCTACAAAAgtggcgagccagccaggagctCTTTGGTGCATGAATATCAGCAGTGAAACCTCCTTAAAGTGTGTATTGTCATTGAAACATCTTTTGCTATCTCCACCAGATGGATTTTGTATTGAGTTCAGGTATCAAAGTTCCCAATGCAGTAATTGTTAGTGGTATACTCAATTCATTGGATGATGAAGAGGTTCTTGACTTTTTAAAGCAGTATGGTACCTTTAGAGCCGTCACAGTTGTAGATTCCAACTCTGAGTTTTTCAAAAACCTGATCGTTGAGTACCAAAGTGGTAACTCCATTGATGCTTTAACTGATCTTTTGCCATACACATATGAAGTTGAAGGGAAGCCCGGTGTAAAATACCATGTAAGAACTCTCTCCAGCGTTTACACTGCCAAGGTGGGTGGCAGTGCTACCAAATCCTACCTAGATGAAATAAAGCAGGTGGCAAAACTGAGCGGCAAAAGTTTTGAAGAGGTACTGAAGTCGATGATGAAAGGTCTCTGCTGAGGATGCCGATAAACACATTCTCAAGCAGAGACTCCTCCCCTCTTTAGAGTGAGGTTCAATGCGCCCTGAAGACGGCAGAGGTACGCAGAGGCCTTTTCACCAGGATCCTGAAGAGTGTTCATGAATTGGGCGAAAAGCTCCTCTCCGTCTTCCACTGTTCCAAAAGCTGCATCCAACAACTGAAGGTAAGTTTCAGGTGTAGCTTCTGGGCTCAGTCTGTTGACAATGTCAGCTGCAGGGGACAACAAGGTCTCAAAGATCTTTCTAGATTTTTGAAGTTCAGACATGGCGGGGTCTTTCCTGAGAAGTTCCACATGTGAACGCCATGTGTCATAATCTGCCTCACCGCTGGGTCTGGGGATCCTGCCAGAGAATGAGCGGAGTCTCATTGGAGAACATCTTTCTTCACGATGTGTTCCACAATGACTTTCTGAATTTCAGGTGGGTTGAAACTGTTTGCCGCACTAAGTGGGCTCTTTCTGAAATCAACAGGTAGGTGTGGCTCTGCACCACCTTGAATCAATCCTACCTGTGGTGGATCTTCAGACAACTGCTGGTGTGCAATCTCAGAAGTTTCAAGAAAGGGGTGAAGCTGGTTCTCCCTGTTTGGATCATCAACTTGCATGGAGGAAAGCATACATTCATCTTCGGTCTCTGAACTCCCAATGATTTCACTGATCTCTGTCATCATCGACTTCAGCACCTCTTCAACCCTCTGAGAAAACTTAACCCTTGTTTGACCagagcatatatatataaatctgtgtcccttttttgtttaaataaatatattgatCTAGTTTCACTTTCATTAAACAGGGACAGTAAGAACAGAAACAATGAACattaaatgttttactttttcttctctttgtttgagatgattttaggAACTGGGTTACATTCAGGATCTGTGAGCTTTTGGCCTTCAGCCCGACGGCGTGTCTGTGGACGTGCCGTCGGGTGAAAGAtccacgctctgtgtttacatccttgtagctgctctcatttactgctTTAGCTGTTTGTTGAAATATTTCCTGAGCTTTAACCGGAGATacatttaaatgcaaaaatcgattcaggatttaatgaattgatatcacGTTATTcaaatagttggtttttttttttttgtttgttttttacagccCGCTCACCATCTGCAGCCGTCGTCGTTGCACGTTCCCGTGAGGTCGAAGCGGCAGAAGCACTTCTTTGCTTCGATGGCGTTGCTGTACGTCACCGAGCTCAGAGACAGCTTCTCCTTGGTCCTGTAGTACGGGCTGAACCTGAGCGGGAGGACACAGCTGTGAGCCGACCGCACAGACCACATACGAGCTCTGCTGCTGTCGGTACGACGGAGCTACCTGTAGGACCTGAAGACCAGCAGAGGGCTGTGGTACGGTCCGAAGGGAAGCGGCCTCAGCTCCAAGCTGCCCGACGAACTCACCGCTGTCTCCACCTCAGCAGGAAACACCTGGATGACCGAAAACACAGAGCGTTAGCATGAAATTCCGCCGAGACCTTCGGCTGCCCCTCTGACAGTCTCCGCTCACCTGTGCGGCGGGGGCGGGGTCCACGTCCTCCCCCAGCACCTGCAGCTCCATCAGCAGCAGATCTCCCAGAGGTGTCTTCTGTTGGTACAGCCGCTTCAGGGCGTCCATGTCCAGCCCCGCGAACATCTCAGCAGGAAGCTCCACGCCCGCCAAGCCGCTGGGCAGCGCCTTCACAGGCTTGGCGGCAGTGCTGACGTCTTTGGGCGGAGCCGAGCTCGTGGCGTCCAGGTGGGGTTTGGTGAAGGAGCAGCTGGACTGACGGAAGGAGGAGCGACGGCCGCCTCTGGCCGCAGCAGCGGGCGCAGGTTCCGGTTCGTGATCCTCGGCCTCCGCGGGGTCCTCGCTGTCCAGCGTCAGCTTGTCCTGGGAGAGGTCGTGCAGCGAGGGCTGCGGCGGCGGCAGCTGGACCTGAGGGTCCGGGGGCGTGGCGGATCGCAACGGCGGCTCTACGGGGAGCTCTGGCGGGATGCCTTTGTTTCGCAGCACCTGCGCCTCCTTCAGCTTCTGGATCTTCAGCGCGTACTCGGACTCGAGCTGCTGCAGTCGTTGCTTCTGAGCGATGAGCTCGGCGAAGTGACGCTCAGAACCACGGGGCGCTGCGTCACGCCGCGGCAACTTGCTGAGCTGGAAAGGAAAACGTTACACAGGTTAAACACACCTGCACACAGCGGTGCTCCGTCAGAGCTTTCTTATAGTTTTGGCGGCGGGTGCGTGTAACCACCAACGCCTCTGAATCCATGGTTACCCACGAGCGCCACGAGGAGCTGCGTGAGCACAAACATCCTCTGTAACAGCCCGAGTTCGTTTAGCCAGCGCCTCCCCACTGTGGGTCCCGCCCTGATCGTTGCCTCCCCCACAGCTGTTCATTAGCTAACTGGATGGGTAATTAGCTTTATTAGCTTACCAGCCAGCTAATTACAGCTAACGGCCTCACCTGTAAGTTTCAGCAGCAATTCTTCATGTAACTgttttttcagaataaaagcctcTCTGGCTGAGTGTTTCTCTTCTGAGGGGGAGGAGACAAACACAGAACAACCTGCAGGTTCCACAGAGAAACAGGAAGACTCACCGTGGGCCGGCTGGAGTCCGCTCGCCGTTTGGGCGCCCTGCCGGCAGCCAGGTGAGCCTGCACCAGCTCCTGCTCCAACCGCACCGCCACCGTCTTCTTCACGGAGACCCGCTGCTCCACCCGGTGGACCTGCAGAGGACGTGGAGGCGGTCAAACGACACCAAACAAGGAGACTTCACAGCAGCCAGGAGGAGCCTCTGAGTGCTGCCGTGCCGACCCCACGCTGGGGTCGTGTAGATTTAAGAGAAACACCCAGCAGCGAGTTGGGGCGGTAAAGTTGGCGTACCTGCTCGCGCAGCTTCCTGAGGAGCGTCTTGTTGGCGCTGACGATCCTCTCCGACGCCTGCAGCTGCTCCCTCAGTTTGGCCACTTTGGCCTCGGCGGCCTTCAGCGACTcgttcttcttcagctcctgctGCAGCAGGTGTCGAAGCACGGCCTCATCTCTCTGCAGCAGCTCCCTGAGGGCAGCAGACTCCCACAGTCAAAGCGGCGCCACCGAAAACCTCACACACGTCTCCGGGTGTGTTTTAAGATCTCACCTGTGTTTGCTGAGCTTCAGCTCGGCCTCGCTCAGCTTCAGCTCCACCGCTGGCTTCAGGGAGGAGTCGATGGAGTCTGCAGTGGCGGGCGAGGCGGAGCCACGAGGGCTCTGTTCCTTCATCATCCTCTGCCTCTCCCTGCTGTGAGTGTGCACACCCACAGAGTTAGTaaaagtttttgtgtgtgtgtgtgtgtgtgtgtgtgcgtttgagaGAGATCACGTGGGTACCTGGCGATCTCCTCTTTGAGTAGGCGGTACTCGGCCTTCTTGGCGTCAGGCAGAGCCTCCGGCGTTCGGACCGGGTTGTTCTCCTTCTCAGAGGCCGACGCTCCTTTTGGCTTCGCCGCCTGAAAAATAAGAAGTTCAGAGTCGTGACATCATCACGCAACGCCGCAGACACATTCCGGCTGCACAACGATCGTCGTCGTGCCCGGACGGTTCAGGTGAACGCGCTCACCTCCACCGTCCTTCGGGCCTCTTTGATCATGAACTCCAGGCCGCCAAACACCGCCTGTGATGAGCTGCAGGCGTCCATGTCCGAGTCGCTGTCGTCAGAGTCGTTGAGAGAAACCACCACCGTCTTATGTCGAGGCAGCTGGACAGACAGGTGGTTGGCAGACAGGTGAGGGGCAGTTTCAGGCTccatgtttgtttctaaataaGGAGCGGTGTGCAGCGAGCCTCTTACCACAAGTGGCGCTCTGGCGGCGAGGTGCACTCTGGCGGCCTTGTTTGGGCGGGGCTGAGGCACCGTGTTCAGACTGACCGTGCTCAGGTTTCCTCTGGGTGGAGGCTGAAGGTCTGCGGGGGGAGGCCCACCTGGAGAAGGAGGAGCGCTGGAGCTCTTCTGCAGAGAGaaagtcatcatcatcatcatcatcgtcaggAGCACAATCTAAACATGACATCAACACGTGACGCCGCGGACCTCCGAGACCACCACCCTCTTGTTGGCCATAGACATCAGGCAGGTCTCCCTGAGGagcatctcctcctcctcctcttcatcagcaAATGGAGGTTTTGGGGGGGGCTCCAGCTCATctgggggaggggggaggggaggaggtgggggagGAATGGCGGAGAGCAGCGGGGGGAGGAAGGGCTGCGAGAATTCCTGAGGggtggaaagaaaaagagaaagagacgTCAGCGAGCTCCTCGGAATGTAACCGTGGTAATGAGGAGGAGCGAGGAGGGGGCGTACCATTCCGAAAGGAACGGGGTCGGCGCCGTACAGGTGAGGGATGCACGCCGCCTCCTCCACAGACAGCAGGTTGCTGTGCGTCGGCGACGGGACTGAAACGCAGACAAACCAGTTTAAAcgggaaacaggaagtgaaaggCGGGTCAGGTGCACCTCCTGCCCCCTTACCTGGCGAGCCAGTCTCACTGTCCGTGTCCATCGCCACCTCGTCATAGTTGTCGTACTGGTAGAGGTTCCCCGAGGTGTCCAGGCCCGGCTTGCCTGCAGACTTGCGGTGGTCCCGGTCCCTGGACTGAGCAGACACAGGTGAGTCAGCACAGGTGAGAGTCAGGTGACCACACTGGGTGTGCGCACACGGCGCCTTACCTTGCTGCGCGTCCTCTTCCTCCCGCCCACCAGCTTCATGAAGCGATTATATTGTTCGTCCTGGTTGGACAAGTCGCGGATTCGCCGGATCTCGTCCTCCCGCTTGCggcgctcctcctcctcctgccgtcgcttctcctcctgctccctctgctgctgcagcttccACGTCCTCACCTGCTGCTTTCTGAACGCCTGCTTTGCCGCCGAACCTGTGAGACACGTCACACAGGAGCACTCAGAGCCAATCAGAGCTGACCGCTGTTTTCTGCTTCACTTCTGAGCGTGCTCACATTTAAGGCGGCACAGCCCGCACACCTGTCTCACCTGGGCTGATCTTCTTGGTGATGTGAGCCTTCCCGGGGATGCGGGCCCTCTCCAGCGGGCCTTTAGGTCCGGCTTTGGTACATGGCTTGGGTCTGTCTCTGTCCTGAGGTCTGGGCCCGGTCTTGTTTCGCTCGCGGTCCCTGTCCTGAGGTTTGGACCTGGTCCTGCTCCTCTCTGTGGCGGCGGCGGCAGTGGAAGCGGACCTGGTGGTGACCCTCTGCCTGGCGGGTGGGGCGGCCCCGGGGCCCGAGCTCTTCTCCTGGGTGGCTTTAGTGATGCGTTCTTTGCTCCGCCTCATCACCTGCTGCTCCTTCTGCTGCCACTTCTTACTGGCCGACTGCAGAGCGAGGAGACGCAGCTGCAGCTCtgacagctcctcctcctccaccaccaccaccttctCCGTGGCCTGACCACACACAGAAGAGACGTAACGTGACACAAACCAAACGGCATCGAAGCGAACAGCTGAATCTTTTCCCTGCGGGTAGCAGCTGCACGGCCTCACCTTGTCTGGAGAGTCCTCGCTGGACGCCGACGACTCGCTGGGACACGGCGGCGGCGGTTTCTCCTGCTCCTCAATGATGCACGGGTCACACGGCCTCTCGTCTGCGGGGTCTCCTCCTTCTGCTCGCTGTTCTCCCTCACCTGGACACACATTGCACAGGAAGTGAAAACACAGCGTCTTCATCAAAGGTCGCCTGCTCCTCACTGCACGGTGCTAATCAAGCTCTGGTTTGGGGGCCGTGCGGGGACTCTGCAGGGTGGACCGGCGTGGgttgtcacagttttcactgctGCGTGAACCGAGGATCGCGACAACATGACGACCTTCAGTTCCATCGTTAAATggctcattttttaaattcgtTCTGGCAGAAAGAGGCGAATACCCTGTCATCCTGTTACAGCTGCGGGGAAGAAGGCGGAACTTCCTGTTTAGTGACCCTTTAAAGGACAAACAGCTGAGCTGAGCCTTGGCGAGCAATGTGACAACCAACCCCGGTCCACCCTACAGGGAAACGTCCTTTCAGAGGACCAATCGGAGAGTCTGCTGCATCGGTTCGGTGTACGCTCGTGCCGGCGGCGTCGGTCTGCTCACCGCCGCTCTCGCGCGTCCCCTCTTCTGCTTCTTTGGCACCTTTTCCTTCCAGTTCTGCTCCGttatctgtgattggctgatccCCTTCACCTGTCGACACACAGAACAGGAAGCTGTAAAAACACACCGAGCTTTAC
This Pelmatolapia mariae isolate MD_Pm_ZW unplaced genomic scaffold, Pm_UMD_F_2 NODE_ptg000451l+_length_35976_cov_1, whole genome shotgun sequence DNA region includes the following protein-coding sequences:
- the LOC134623169 gene encoding LOW QUALITY PROTEIN: zinc finger C3H1 domain-containing protein-like (The sequence of the model RefSeq protein was modified relative to this genomic sequence to represent the inferred CDS: deleted 1 base in 1 codon), encoding MSIDQCWSVILDQRSLTQTSEKPLGRNRLRKAAHGAPRPESSGDESFEDLLSKYKQIQIELECIRKEETMALEPRTSPVRDDVVECVAATLTDAKAEPGPALSPAAAAEEVSELERKKVFQAFNIKPLRQKLPTPADLDELQKKWAKPDGEGDQPITDNGAELEGKGAKEAEEGTRESGGEGEQRAEGGDPADERPCDPCIIEEQEKPPPPCPSESSASSEDSPDKATEKVVVVEEEELSELQLRLLALQSASKKWQQKEQQVMRRSKERITKATQEKSSGPGAAPPARQRVTTRSASTAAAATERSRTRSKPQDRDRERNKTGPRPQDRDRPKPCTKAGPKGPLERARIPGKAHITKKISPGSAAKQAFRKQQVRTWKLQQQREQEEKRRQEEEERRKREDEIRRIRDLSNQDEQYNRFMKLVGGRKRTRSKSRDRDHRKSAGKPGLDTSGNLYQYDNYDEVAMDTDSETGSPVPSPTHSNLLSVEEAACIPHLYGADPVPFGMEFSQPFLPPLLSAIPPPPPPLPPPPDELEPPPKPPFADEEEEEEMLLRETCLMSMANKRVVVSEKSSSAPPSPGGPPPADLQPPPRGNLSTVSLNTVPQPRPNKAARVHLAARAPLVLPRHKTVVVSLNDSDDSDSDMDACSSSQAVFGGLEFMIKEARRTVEAAKPKGASASEKENNPVRTPEALPDAKKAEYRLLKEEIASRERQRMMKEQSPRGSASPATADSIDSSLKPAVELKLSEAELKLSKHRELLQRDEAVLRHLLQQELKKNESLKAAEAKVAKLREQLQASERIVSANKTLLRKLREQVHRVEQRVSVKKTVAVRLEQELVQAHLAAGRAPKRRADSSRPTLSKLPRRDAAPRGSERHFAELIAQKQRLQQLESEYALKIQKLKEAQVLRNKGIPPELPVEPPLRSATPPDPQVQLPPPQPSLHDLSQDKLTLDSEDPAEAEDHEPEPAPAAAARGGRRSSFRQSSCSFTKPHLDATSSAPPKDVSTAAKPVKALPSGLAGVELPAEMFAGLDMDALKRLYQQKTPLGDLLLMELQVLGEDVDPAPAAQVFPAEVETAVSSSGSLELRPLPFGPYHSPLLVFRSYRFSPYYRTKEKLSLSSVTYSNAIEAKKCFCRFDLTGTCNDDGCRWQHMRNCTLSGNQLFQDILSYDLSLIGCSDGSSDEDVCAATEKYMKRLFGSNKDRMGVDQKAVLLVSKVNESKRHVPPYTTYKDARRWRPKPSTQSDLGPKDDGSGDEGMAAGHMTPGRDSGAHTGLSALDACVTSEDKRYFISETDDIANLEASVLESPRDTQLWIKLAFKYLNQSETSAAECLEAALNTLSRALESNCDNPEVWSHYLSLFSRRGSREEVQEMCEMAVEHAPDYRVWWNYLNLESSFEGKDYVCERLLQFLLAEASSGVTEKLSFELMEALLYRVQLSLFTGRLESALAVLQNALKSPQDRSIADHLMAADRALLWLSYIHLTEFDRLPACLYDPAESGPSRVVSREPFLLPWRTPRDISTPADILVALFQDGVRQCSDEHASDSERTLACLPLHTNLIFLYKLLQRYSEGVTLCESLLEFCPESCVLRDTVADLHLHGGSGDRAVSMWLHALAECPHNAEVFYHCCKFLMAQEKAGAITPLFRGFVLSLCEDEQSPRTPVDVLRHILGLLSSSELLGGPAIKKELQERLSQQMSFLHLIHCRWQWLHGSVEDAAEAFERALGAVTQLEELHRLWMDYLMFSCSPQARATTAASQSRTFSDLVQRCLSTTPSRLELPFNPAEFWSCYRFHNKVVALYLSCLPPSQHALVLERLCYTMPNNTELGLRLLHQEWLDGNVEHLKFQARMLSGNTPKCLSSWKIAIAVEEELKERAEVRHMFQQALQNLPLSAALWKHRLLLEAADGGASERLRRLWDCCQRAGVSVSGGVGPSLSEDG